In Picosynechococcus sp. PCC 7002, the following are encoded in one genomic region:
- a CDS encoding bifunctional pantoate--beta-alanine ligase/(d)CMP kinase → MKVVRTLAGLQTAIAQVAPRQKIGFVPTMGALHRGHGSLIQRARVETDFVVVSIFVNPLQFGANEDLDHYPRQWEGDRQFCDDLGVDLIFAPTVAEMYPGPEPVQILPPSGLTSGLCGRFRPGHFTGMATVVVKLLQLVRPAIVYFGEKDAQQLAIIKRLVQDLHLPVTVRGCPIVREPSGLALSSRNQYLSATDKTEAIALSQALQTAQSLFQTGERHAGRLIAAAKETLAKFPRVQLQYIELVDPETLMPLPQVQKSGLLAIAAYVGQTRLIDNTMLKTRQPIIAIDGPAGAGKSTVTRQVAEQLKLLFLDTGAMYRAIAYLVLENNINPQDEVAVAELVSTATITLVPPKAPTEPITVLANNLDVTQAIRTPAVTKQVSVIAAQAAVRQALVKQQQRLGENGGLVAEGRDIGTHVFPDAELKIFLTATPAERARRRAKDLTAQGETNIDLGQLEAEITERDRLDSTRAIAPLTKAPDAVELITDDLSIEAVVAKIIHLYKGINQI, encoded by the coding sequence ATGAAAGTTGTACGCACCCTTGCTGGATTACAAACGGCGATCGCCCAGGTTGCCCCGAGGCAAAAAATTGGTTTTGTCCCCACGATGGGGGCGCTCCACCGAGGCCATGGCAGTTTAATCCAACGGGCAAGGGTAGAAACAGACTTTGTGGTGGTGAGTATCTTCGTCAATCCTCTGCAGTTTGGGGCCAACGAAGATCTTGACCACTATCCCCGGCAATGGGAAGGCGATCGCCAATTTTGTGACGACCTGGGGGTAGACCTCATCTTTGCCCCCACAGTAGCCGAAATGTATCCGGGGCCAGAACCAGTGCAGATCTTGCCGCCTTCTGGGTTAACCAGCGGGCTTTGTGGTCGCTTCCGTCCAGGCCATTTTACGGGGATGGCGACGGTGGTGGTGAAACTGTTGCAATTGGTGCGGCCGGCGATCGTCTATTTCGGTGAAAAGGACGCCCAACAACTGGCGATTATTAAACGGCTGGTGCAGGATTTGCATCTACCCGTCACTGTCCGGGGTTGTCCCATTGTCCGGGAGCCGTCGGGGTTAGCGCTCAGTTCCCGCAATCAATATTTATCTGCGACAGACAAAACCGAAGCGATCGCCCTTTCCCAGGCCCTCCAAACTGCCCAATCGCTATTTCAAACGGGGGAACGGCACGCAGGTCGGCTCATTGCAGCGGCCAAAGAAACCCTGGCTAAATTTCCGAGGGTACAACTGCAATATATAGAATTAGTTGATCCAGAAACCCTGATGCCCCTGCCCCAGGTGCAAAAATCTGGTTTACTGGCGATCGCCGCCTATGTCGGTCAAACCCGTTTGATTGATAACACCATGCTAAAAACCCGTCAGCCGATTATTGCCATTGATGGCCCCGCCGGAGCCGGCAAGTCCACCGTTACCCGCCAAGTGGCCGAGCAGCTCAAGCTTCTCTTTCTAGATACCGGGGCAATGTACCGGGCGATCGCCTATCTCGTTTTAGAAAACAATATCAATCCCCAGGATGAAGTGGCCGTCGCCGAACTCGTCAGTACCGCCACCATTACCTTAGTGCCCCCCAAGGCGCCCACAGAACCTATTACCGTGTTGGCGAATAACCTTGATGTGACCCAGGCAATCCGCACGCCTGCCGTGACGAAACAGGTATCTGTCATTGCCGCCCAAGCCGCCGTCCGCCAAGCCCTAGTGAAGCAGCAGCAACGCCTCGGTGAAAATGGGGGCCTCGTGGCAGAGGGGCGCGATATTGGTACCCATGTGTTTCCCGATGCCGAACTCAAGATTTTCTTGACTGCCACCCCCGCTGAACGAGCCAGACGCCGCGCCAAGGATCTCACTGCCCAGGGAGAAACCAATATTGACCTAGGACAACTAGAGGCAGAAATCACCGAACGCGATCGCCTCGATAGTACCCGCGCCATTGCCCCTTTGACCAAGGCCCCCGATGCGGTGGAGTTAATTACCGATGATCTCAGCATTGAAGCGGTGGTCGCTAAGATTATCCATCTATATAAAGGTATAAACCAGATCTAA
- a CDS encoding septal ring lytic transglycosylase RlpA family protein: MTLKRKHLLALSAVFTTFAPLSLTTAPTLANTDTSPRVLARTQVTAAAERLEPIATLFSYPHEERTATTLYVNQLPVLTFLNSGDAADDEAQAIAQKVSQELNTLVAQADFDATKFSASWQAAGKYDLLYDNAPLITLDDSVFLADRTGNETQDALIAVNRFRRILGGAEPMAAIANAPKAKNVAGAGLKVQRTMQGRASWYGPGFHGRRTASGEPFNQYAMTAAHKSLPFGTKVRVTNVRNGRSVVVRINDRGPFTPGRIIDLSKGSAQQIGLVSAGVATVKLEVLN, from the coding sequence ATGACCTTAAAACGTAAACATTTGCTCGCTTTGTCTGCTGTTTTTACGACCTTTGCTCCCTTGAGCTTGACCACAGCACCAACCCTAGCAAATACGGATACGTCTCCTCGTGTTCTGGCCCGTACTCAAGTGACCGCTGCGGCAGAACGTTTAGAACCAATTGCTACGTTGTTTTCTTATCCCCACGAAGAACGGACTGCTACCACCCTCTACGTCAATCAACTCCCCGTTCTCACGTTTCTCAATTCTGGTGATGCCGCCGATGATGAGGCCCAGGCGATCGCCCAAAAAGTTTCCCAAGAATTAAATACCCTCGTTGCCCAAGCGGACTTTGATGCCACGAAATTTTCTGCAAGTTGGCAGGCCGCAGGCAAATATGACTTGCTCTATGACAATGCACCCTTGATCACCCTAGATGATTCGGTTTTTCTCGCGGATCGGACGGGCAATGAGACCCAGGATGCTCTGATTGCGGTGAATCGCTTCCGGCGGATCCTCGGTGGTGCTGAACCCATGGCGGCGATCGCCAATGCCCCCAAGGCAAAAAATGTGGCGGGTGCTGGCCTGAAGGTACAACGCACCATGCAAGGCCGGGCCTCTTGGTATGGGCCAGGATTCCATGGCCGACGTACGGCGAGCGGCGAACCGTTTAATCAATATGCGATGACTGCCGCCCACAAAAGCCTACCCTTTGGCACAAAGGTGCGGGTAACAAATGTCCGCAATGGTCGCTCTGTGGTGGTGCGCATCAATGACCGTGGCCCCTTCACCCCTGGTCGCATTATCGATTTGTCCAAGGGTTCGGCCCAGCAGATTGGTTTAGTCAGTGCTGGCGTGGCTACGGTAAAGTTAGAGGTTCTGAACTAA
- the purM gene encoding phosphoribosylformylglycinamidine cyclo-ligase yields MDYQQAGVDIEAGRSFVKTIKDNVESTYRPGVLGGLGGFGGCFEIPAGYRQPVLISGTDGVGTKLKIAHQTDQHHTVGIDLVAMCVNDILTSGAEPLFFLDYLATGKLEPEQLAQVVAGIVEGCKQSGCALLGGETAEMPGFYQAGEYDLAGFCVGIVEKSEILDGSQVQVGDVAIALPSSGVHSNGFSLVRKIIEMNQLSWDDKPAAFQGKTLGEVFLTPTQIYVQAIQGALKAKMEIHGMAHITGGGLPENLPRCLQANQSMAIDPSTWEIPTLFQWLQTMGDVPQAAMWDTFNMGVGYVVIVPAPKAAENVAWFKAQGIAAWQVGTVVAGQGEVLGLQ; encoded by the coding sequence ATGGACTACCAACAAGCAGGAGTAGATATCGAAGCAGGGCGTTCCTTCGTCAAAACCATCAAGGATAACGTCGAAAGCACATACCGACCGGGGGTACTGGGTGGCCTCGGTGGTTTTGGTGGCTGCTTTGAAATTCCCGCTGGCTATCGTCAACCGGTGCTAATTTCCGGTACGGATGGGGTGGGCACAAAGCTCAAAATCGCCCACCAGACCGATCAGCACCACACCGTCGGCATTGATTTGGTGGCAATGTGTGTCAACGATATCCTCACCTCTGGGGCCGAACCGCTCTTTTTCCTCGACTATTTAGCGACGGGCAAGCTCGAGCCTGAACAACTGGCCCAGGTGGTCGCCGGAATTGTTGAAGGGTGTAAGCAGAGTGGTTGTGCGCTTCTGGGGGGCGAAACAGCGGAGATGCCGGGTTTTTACCAAGCAGGGGAATATGATCTTGCGGGCTTCTGTGTGGGGATCGTCGAAAAAAGCGAAATTTTAGACGGCTCCCAAGTGCAGGTCGGCGATGTGGCGATCGCCTTACCCAGTAGCGGTGTCCACAGCAATGGTTTTTCCCTAGTGCGGAAAATCATCGAAATGAATCAATTGTCCTGGGACGACAAGCCCGCAGCATTTCAGGGCAAAACCCTCGGTGAAGTCTTCCTTACGCCCACCCAAATCTATGTCCAGGCGATCCAAGGTGCCCTCAAGGCCAAGATGGAAATCCACGGTATGGCCCACATCACCGGGGGCGGTCTCCCCGAAAATCTGCCCCGGTGTCTCCAAGCCAATCAATCCATGGCCATTGATCCGAGCACCTGGGAAATCCCCACCCTCTTCCAGTGGCTGCAAACCATGGGCGATGTCCCCCAAGCAGCCATGTGGGACACCTTCAATATGGGGGTGGGCTATGTGGTAATTGTGCCGGCCCCCAAAGCGGCGGAAAATGTTGCTTGGTTTAAGGCCCAGGGGATCGCGGCTTGGCAAGTGGGTACGGTGGTCGCAGGTCAAGGGGAAGTCCTCGGGCTACAATAG
- the ccmS gene encoding beta-carboxysome assembly chaperone CcmS codes for MFSSFDNQGPQPREKWRSHVDWFVQDYRSQLTALAWGLQQEWHHDGTILGIDLKPQPHFVPCSPETLQTLNRRVGGRLQEILGIIAGADFEQDVIILCIGDGQVKLVYYQADPSPETCWQTHGPDLDQLIADLEAAMAESIQLESASK; via the coding sequence ATGTTTTCCTCCTTCGACAATCAAGGCCCGCAACCCAGGGAAAAATGGCGATCGCACGTGGATTGGTTCGTCCAAGACTACCGCTCCCAACTGACGGCCCTCGCCTGGGGGCTCCAGCAGGAATGGCACCACGACGGCACGATCCTCGGCATTGACCTCAAACCCCAGCCCCATTTTGTGCCCTGCTCCCCAGAAACCCTCCAGACCCTCAATCGACGGGTGGGGGGTCGTCTCCAGGAAATCCTGGGGATCATTGCAGGGGCAGACTTTGAGCAGGATGTAATTATCCTCTGCATTGGTGATGGGCAGGTGAAACTGGTGTATTACCAAGCTGACCCCAGCCCTGAAACCTGTTGGCAAACCCATGGCCCCGATCTGGATCAGTTGATTGCCGATTTAGAAGCGGCCATGGCTGAATCTATCCAGCTTGAATCGGCCTCGAAGTAA
- a CDS encoding CBS domain-containing protein: MTKTVAEVMTPDPAVVKADDSLQTAIALLVEKKISALPVVDGQGKLVGIISDSDLTWQETGVDTPPYIMLLDSVIYLQNPAKHDAEIHKALGQTVGEVMSKKVYTIHPEKIVREAAHLMHEKHVGRLPVIAPDSEKVIGIITQGDIIRAMAQAS, from the coding sequence ATTACCAAAACCGTTGCCGAAGTCATGACCCCCGATCCCGCCGTGGTCAAAGCAGATGATTCGCTCCAAACGGCGATCGCCCTCCTTGTGGAGAAAAAAATTAGCGCCCTTCCCGTTGTTGATGGTCAGGGTAAATTGGTGGGGATCATTTCAGACAGTGACCTCACCTGGCAAGAAACAGGGGTAGATACGCCCCCCTACATCATGTTGTTGGATAGTGTGATTTATCTGCAAAATCCCGCCAAGCATGACGCTGAGATTCACAAGGCCCTCGGCCAAACGGTGGGGGAAGTCATGAGCAAAAAAGTTTACACGATTCACCCCGAAAAAATTGTCCGGGAAGCGGCTCACTTAATGCATGAGAAACACGTGGGTCGTTTGCCCGTCATTGCCCCAGACAGCGAAAAAGTCATTGGGATCATTACCCAAGGTGATATTATTCGAGCAATGGCCCAGGCCTCTTAA
- the nblB gene encoding phycobilisome degradation protein NblB — MASLESVRQLLSSDSFGDRISGLNQLRAFSSQDAFPLIQPLLSDPEARVRYAAVSQMDAVGQGFETEALALLRHALFNDSELDVKAAAADAIAGLKIAEAYDDLAQVYHSTSEWLLQFSIVAALGELGNPNAFDLLKEALKSETELVRTSAISALGDLGDRRAIELLTPFIANPDWQVRYRLAQSLGRLGGEEVKPFLETLAQDEQVAVADEAKHHLN; from the coding sequence ATGGCTTCCCTCGAATCCGTCCGACAATTGCTTTCTTCCGATAGCTTTGGCGATCGCATTTCCGGCTTAAATCAGCTCCGGGCTTTTTCGTCCCAGGATGCGTTTCCCCTGATTCAGCCCCTCCTGAGTGATCCCGAAGCACGGGTACGTTATGCGGCGGTCAGTCAAATGGATGCGGTGGGCCAAGGCTTTGAAACAGAGGCTTTAGCACTACTCCGCCATGCCCTTTTTAACGATTCGGAATTGGATGTCAAGGCAGCAGCAGCCGATGCGATCGCCGGCTTAAAAATTGCCGAAGCCTATGATGATTTGGCCCAGGTGTACCATTCCACCTCGGAGTGGTTGTTGCAATTCAGCATCGTGGCAGCCCTCGGTGAATTGGGCAATCCTAATGCCTTCGATTTACTCAAAGAAGCCCTCAAATCAGAAACAGAATTGGTGCGCACCAGCGCGATCAGTGCCCTCGGAGATCTAGGCGATCGCCGTGCCATTGAGCTATTAACTCCCTTTATTGCTAATCCCGATTGGCAAGTGCGCTATCGCTTGGCCCAATCCCTAGGACGGCTGGGGGGTGAAGAAGTTAAGCCCTTCCTAGAAACCCTAGCCCAGGATGAACAAGTGGCAGTGGCCGACGAAGCAAAGCACCATCTTAACTAG
- the petL gene encoding cytochrome b6-f complex subunit PetL, producing the protein MAAIIPFAGYIVVFTGIALAGFLGLRAANII; encoded by the coding sequence ATGGCTGCCATTATTCCTTTTGCGGGTTATATCGTCGTTTTCACTGGTATTGCCCTTGCTGGCTTCCTTGGTCTACGGGCCGCAAACATTATCTAG
- the ftsH2 gene encoding ATP-dependent zinc metalloprotease FtsH2, whose product MKPSWKTVVLWALPLLVIGFFVWQGAFSANPSNLVGNSANIRMSYGRFLEYLDAGRVTSVDLYEGGRTAIIEAVDPELDNRVQQIRVDLPGNSPELISKLRDAKVDFDSHPVSNNGAVWGILGNLIFPILLISALFFLFRRSSNMPGGPGQAMNFGKSKAKFMMEAQTGIMFDDVAGIEEAKEELQEVVTFLKQPEKFTAVGARIPKGVLLVGPPGTGKTLLAKAIAGEAGVPFFSISGSEFVEMFVGVGASRVRDLFKKAKENAPCLIFIDEIDAVGRQRGAGIGGGNDEREQTLNQLLTEMDGFEGNTGIIIIAATNRPDVLDSALMRPGRFDRQVTVDTPDIKGRLSILEVHARNKKLADEISLDVIARRTPGFSGADLANLLNEAAILTARRRKEAITMAEIDDAVDRVIAGMEGTPLVDSKSKRLIAYHEVGHAIVGTLLKDHDPVQKVTLIPRGQAQGLTWFTPNEEQGLTTKSQLMARIAGALGGRAAEEEIFGHDEVTTGAGGDLQQVSGMARQMVTRFGMSDLGPLSLESQQGEVFLGGGFMNRSEYSEVVASRIDEQIRVIAEEAHRLARKLVRDNREVIDRLVDLLIERETIDGEEFRQIVAEYTTVPEKEQFVPQL is encoded by the coding sequence ATGAAACCATCTTGGAAAACCGTTGTCCTCTGGGCACTTCCCCTACTCGTGATCGGCTTTTTTGTCTGGCAGGGAGCCTTTTCGGCAAATCCCTCCAACCTCGTTGGTAATAGCGCCAACATCCGCATGAGCTATGGCCGCTTCCTTGAGTATTTAGATGCTGGCCGGGTAACAAGTGTTGATCTCTACGAAGGGGGCCGCACAGCGATCATCGAAGCGGTTGACCCAGAACTCGATAACCGTGTGCAACAAATCCGGGTTGATTTACCAGGCAATTCTCCTGAACTGATTAGTAAGCTCCGGGACGCCAAGGTAGATTTCGATTCTCATCCTGTCAGCAACAATGGCGCTGTATGGGGCATTCTCGGCAATCTGATCTTCCCAATCCTGTTGATCTCGGCGCTATTCTTCCTCTTCCGTCGCTCCAGTAATATGCCCGGTGGCCCTGGCCAAGCGATGAACTTCGGCAAGTCTAAAGCTAAGTTCATGATGGAAGCCCAAACAGGCATCATGTTCGATGACGTTGCTGGCATCGAAGAAGCAAAAGAAGAACTCCAAGAAGTTGTCACTTTCCTGAAGCAGCCGGAAAAATTCACAGCAGTGGGTGCCCGAATTCCCAAAGGGGTACTGCTTGTGGGGCCTCCTGGGACAGGTAAAACTCTCCTCGCCAAGGCGATCGCCGGTGAAGCGGGCGTACCTTTCTTCAGTATTTCTGGTTCTGAGTTTGTCGAAATGTTCGTTGGGGTTGGTGCGTCCCGGGTACGTGACCTCTTCAAAAAAGCCAAGGAAAATGCCCCTTGCTTAATCTTTATCGATGAAATTGACGCCGTTGGTCGTCAACGGGGTGCAGGCATCGGTGGCGGTAACGACGAGCGGGAACAAACCTTGAACCAGCTTCTAACGGAAATGGATGGTTTCGAGGGTAATACTGGCATCATCATCATTGCCGCAACCAACCGTCCCGACGTGCTGGATTCCGCGTTAATGCGTCCTGGTCGTTTTGACCGTCAGGTGACGGTGGACACCCCTGATATCAAAGGTCGTCTGAGCATCCTCGAAGTCCATGCTCGCAACAAAAAACTTGCTGACGAAATCTCTCTCGATGTCATCGCCCGCCGGACGCCTGGTTTTAGTGGCGCTGATCTCGCTAACCTTTTGAACGAAGCGGCAATTCTCACAGCCCGTCGCCGCAAAGAAGCAATCACCATGGCGGAAATTGATGACGCTGTAGACCGAGTGATCGCTGGGATGGAAGGGACACCCCTCGTTGACAGCAAGAGTAAGCGTCTGATTGCCTACCATGAAGTAGGCCATGCGATTGTCGGCACCCTACTCAAGGATCACGATCCGGTGCAGAAAGTAACCTTGATTCCCCGTGGCCAAGCCCAAGGTTTAACCTGGTTCACCCCTAACGAAGAACAGGGCTTGACGACGAAGTCCCAATTGATGGCCCGCATTGCTGGTGCCCTCGGGGGCCGCGCCGCCGAAGAAGAAATCTTTGGCCACGATGAAGTGACTACTGGTGCTGGGGGTGATCTCCAACAGGTCAGCGGTATGGCGCGCCAAATGGTGACCCGCTTTGGGATGAGTGATCTTGGCCCGTTGTCTCTAGAAAGCCAACAGGGTGAAGTCTTCCTTGGTGGTGGCTTCATGAATCGCTCGGAATATTCTGAAGTGGTTGCCTCCCGCATTGATGAGCAAATCCGCGTCATCGCTGAAGAAGCCCACCGCCTCGCCCGCAAACTGGTACGCGATAACCGGGAAGTCATTGATCGTCTCGTAGATCTGCTGATCGAACGAGAAACTATCGATGGAGAAGAGTTCCGACAGATTGTGGCCGAATACACAACCGTTCCCGAAAAGGAGCAGTTTGTGCCACAACTCTAA
- a CDS encoding DMT family transporter gives MIFPSPVPQDSLTADAATPHDPVSPDSSTQSPLQWTLFLLILALLAVSFAAIFIRWCSTELGAGATVFNRLWLATVVLGLWELLKPRANDRNVTAIAPRIAGKDYALLLLVGAVSSSSVVLWALSLAETSVANSTVLRNLTPLFTTLGAWLWLRQSFDRRFLWGLVVAMGGAIAIGVTDFQLAWQHLTGDLLALLSALCYGVNLLLVENLRDRLGASQILLWRCGFGCLLLLPFVWLTEDHLFPQSLPVWGAAIGLAILCQCFGQGLVVYSLKTFSSGFVAIFLLLEPIITTVFAWGLLGETLTPTNAIAFCGVLGGIYLAKSAQTQKPQTQAITQSYSSPAT, from the coding sequence GTGATCTTTCCTTCCCCTGTTCCCCAAGACTCTCTGACCGCCGATGCGGCGACTCCCCATGACCCAGTTTCCCCTGATTCATCAACCCAGTCGCCCTTACAGTGGACTTTATTTTTGCTCATTTTGGCGTTGCTGGCGGTATCGTTTGCGGCGATTTTTATCCGTTGGTGCAGTACGGAGCTAGGGGCTGGGGCCACGGTTTTTAATCGGCTGTGGTTGGCGACGGTGGTTTTGGGCTTGTGGGAGCTGTTAAAACCCAGGGCGAATGATCGCAACGTTACGGCGATCGCCCCACGGATCGCCGGCAAAGATTATGCTTTGTTGCTTTTGGTGGGGGCGGTTTCTTCGAGCTCTGTGGTGCTGTGGGCGCTCTCCCTCGCCGAGACAAGTGTGGCGAATTCGACGGTTTTACGCAATTTGACGCCGCTGTTCACGACCCTGGGGGCTTGGTTATGGTTACGCCAAAGTTTTGACCGACGCTTTCTCTGGGGCCTGGTCGTAGCTATGGGGGGAGCGATCGCCATTGGGGTGACGGATTTCCAGTTGGCCTGGCAGCATTTGACCGGGGATCTGCTGGCTCTGCTATCAGCCCTTTGTTATGGCGTGAATTTGCTCTTGGTAGAAAATCTGCGCGATCGCCTGGGGGCCAGTCAAATTTTGCTCTGGCGCTGCGGTTTCGGCTGTCTGTTGCTGTTGCCTTTTGTGTGGCTCACCGAAGACCATCTGTTTCCCCAGTCCTTGCCAGTATGGGGAGCCGCCATTGGTTTAGCAATTCTGTGTCAGTGTTTTGGCCAGGGGCTAGTGGTCTATAGTCTCAAAACGTTTTCGTCTGGCTTTGTGGCGATTTTTCTCCTTTTGGAGCCAATTATTACAACGGTGTTTGCCTGGGGTCTCTTGGGTGAAACTTTAACGCCGACCAATGCGATCGCCTTTTGCGGGGTGCTTGGGGGAATTTATCTGGCGAAATCGGCCCAGACCCAAAAGCCCCAAACCCAAGCTATCACCCAATCCTATTCTTCGCCTGCCACCTGA
- the gcvH gene encoding glycine cleavage system protein GcvH — MELEYPDDLRYLDSHEYIRLDGEIATIGLSAHAIDELGDIVFLELPEEGDAIVVGETFGSIESVKAVEDLYAPISGTVIDRNEALIQSPEMVSEDPYEEGWFIKVRVDNLDDEMLAETMTAEEYRLQVAGEE; from the coding sequence ATGGAACTCGAATATCCAGATGACCTCCGCTATTTAGATAGCCACGAATATATTCGCCTCGATGGGGAAATTGCCACCATTGGCTTGAGTGCCCATGCCATCGATGAATTGGGGGATATTGTGTTCCTAGAGTTACCGGAAGAAGGGGATGCAATTGTTGTGGGTGAAACCTTTGGCAGCATTGAATCAGTCAAAGCCGTCGAGGATCTTTACGCGCCAATTTCTGGCACTGTCATTGACCGTAATGAGGCGTTAATCCAATCCCCAGAGATGGTTTCCGAAGACCCCTACGAAGAAGGGTGGTTTATCAAAGTGCGGGTCGATAACCTCGACGATGAAATGCTCGCCGAAACGATGACCGCCGAAGAATACCGGCTTCAGGTGGCAGGCGAAGAATAG